A portion of the Edaphobacter lichenicola genome contains these proteins:
- a CDS encoding LacI family DNA-binding transcriptional regulator — protein MDIRTIARAANVSIATVSRAMNHVPTVNPKMAKRVWEVIDELDYFPNTQARALVSGRSRLFGLIISEITNPFFPELIQGFEDIAVENGYEILVSSTNHDPKRMSHCIRRMLERKVEGVAVMTFGIEEPLLDQLAKRKVPLVFIDVGPRRPSISVLKVDYHHGIRQGVQHLAALGHRSISFVSGPMKLHSAQSRVSAFSQSLQECGITPDPHLIIEGDHTMEGGIAAMGKILDGKLRPTAVMCSNDMTAIGVLHKLYRAGLRVPDDFSVIGFDDIHIAAVTIPPLTTIQMSRFELARAAVTALRAHVEEAADFAQNREFDIQTNLIVRESTGFPRGTMADLQISKDKPKVTH, from the coding sequence ACGGTATCTCGCGCCATGAATCACGTTCCCACCGTGAATCCGAAGATGGCGAAACGGGTGTGGGAGGTGATCGATGAGCTTGATTATTTTCCGAATACTCAGGCTCGTGCGTTGGTGTCGGGCCGAAGCAGGCTCTTCGGTCTGATCATCTCGGAGATTACCAATCCCTTCTTCCCAGAGCTGATTCAGGGGTTTGAGGACATCGCAGTTGAAAACGGATATGAAATCCTGGTCAGCTCCACAAACCACGATCCAAAGAGGATGTCCCATTGCATTCGCCGCATGCTGGAGCGCAAGGTCGAGGGCGTTGCAGTGATGACCTTCGGTATTGAAGAGCCGTTGCTCGATCAGCTGGCGAAACGTAAAGTGCCGCTGGTGTTTATCGATGTAGGGCCTCGGCGCCCGAGCATCAGCGTGTTGAAGGTGGACTATCACCATGGAATTCGGCAAGGCGTTCAGCATCTGGCTGCGTTGGGACACCGAAGCATTTCGTTCGTTAGCGGCCCGATGAAACTCCACTCGGCGCAGTCGCGCGTGTCGGCTTTTTCTCAATCGTTGCAGGAGTGTGGAATTACACCAGACCCGCACCTGATCATTGAAGGCGACCACACGATGGAGGGCGGTATCGCTGCGATGGGAAAGATCCTGGATGGCAAGCTGCGACCCACCGCAGTGATGTGCTCGAATGACATGACGGCGATAGGTGTTTTGCACAAGCTCTACCGCGCCGGGCTAAGAGTACCGGACGATTTCTCTGTCATCGGTTTCGATGACATTCATATCGCGGCGGTGACAATTCCGCCGCTTACCACCATTCAGATGTCACGCTTTGAGTTGGCTCGTGCGGCTGTAACGGCGTTGCGTGCCCACGTGGAAGAGGCTGCTGACTTTGCTCAGAACCGCGAATTTGATATTCAAACAAATCTTATTGTGAGAGAGTCTACGGGTTTTCCGCGTGGCACGATGGCGGATTTGCAGATAAGTAAAGACAAGCCAAAGGTCACACACTAG